The sequence ATTCAAGAGCTACTAGTGACTTAATGTCATGTATACTTGAATGTTTGAAGCGTGGACTTTTTGAATTCAAGCACCATTATGGGTTTAAGGATGATATTTATAAGatcaattttgagaaaaaactattTTGTATTCATTAAAGCATGCGAGAATGTTTTGCTAATTGAATTGTCAGTGTATCATAAATACaaaacatattcatattcatctGCCTAAAGTATATTAAAATGCCAAATACTAGCCCTTCCCAACTAAGTATTGGGTACAACTGTGCAAGAATATTGCCAGACAAATGAATAATTATCGTCCAGACTAGAtcaattcagttgtcaacaatgaaATTAAATGTTGATTACACACAGTGCAGGCTGGGTCGGCAAGTCTGAAGGCTAGGCATTTTAATGTGATTTACGATGAAGCAGGAAAAACAGTAACTTTTTGATGGAGTAAAAAGCTGGAAAATACAGCAAAGCTGACAGCAAACAGTAGAGCTTTTAAGCCCTTATATTCACAGTATCGACACAGTTTTTAGAACCTCTGAAACACCCCTAAGGAGTTCTGTGGGTTAACCAGTAATGCCACAGATAGGACAGATAACTGTCGCGTGAATGGTTGTAGGATTAGATACTCTCTTAAAGCAGGCAATAGACCACTGGGGGTTTGTGTGGATGATGGGCTTTGAGTtgtaatttgacaaaatttattacacatTGTTTCATCCACCCTGTCTGCTAAATATACCACAAAGCTTGACAATATCGACAGGAAGGATCTGTGTAATTATACGCAAAATACAATTAGAAGGTGTGTGTACTCTGAGAGACCTTACAATATTACACAAATACCGTAGCTCGTGCCCAAGATCATAGCCACTAGTACAGCGGGCTTATTACAAAACACGTGCTACGTAGCATTCCGTCAATGAAAGTCATATTTTCCCGCTCAgtttagttttcaaaatattacccaaaatcaatatcaaaagggAAAAATTCGTTTGCACCTGATTTGTAGCTAAACCCACAAAGCTGTGTTATACACATTGATAATGAATACTGTTTTTCACCCATTGTAACTGTATCCAAGTCTGGTTCAATTACGTACATGCACCATGGCAACAAACAAAAAGCTTTGGGGTTTTTTTAATCGCGGTGTTGCCCATAGCAATGCCGGTACAAAGATCAGTTGCAGCTGGGCATCCCTCGGCTAGTCTTTGTACGCCAAcatgtcaaagaaaaaacaACCCGACTTTGTTTATCCAGCCATACGCGGTGAATATATATGCCTCCCAGCATGCAATGCAAACCTCCATATTGCCGGAGACAATTTGGAGACTGGCCTTGACCGTAGACTGTGTGAAAACAGTATTTCAGTGAAGATCAATTCTGGCAAGAATTCAGTACAATATTCCAATCGTACACTTTGCGTCGCATACCATCAACAAACATGAGCTGGCTAGTGTATTGATTAACGAGCGTTTAGATGGAATTATATTTAGATCTCCTGAGCAATATTAAATCACTATAATGACTCTGTCTTCAGATATTTATGTTGTTCATACTATCTCTATCACAGAAAAGCGAACCATCGACTCTCTTATTGACTCTCTTATTGACCTcaatgtattttatatatttctcaaaatttagtTGACAAATACAGGTACATCGACACTGCAGGGGTGTTGTTGTTTACAGTCAGCGCCTATAGCTTCCATTGTTTTGAGATTCTCATACCTTACATTACCATACCCGCTTTCTCGGTACTTGGCTCAAACCATAACATTGCAAACAAGAAATGCGTACGCAAGCAAGCGTTCAACATCGGTAAGGCGCCCAGCCGACGGAAAGGTCAAGCTGCCCTGACCTGTCCGGTTATCCTTCCATTCTCTGCAATCCTGATTCACTCGAGTTGAATGAAAAGAAAAGTCGTTCAGCAGCACTTAATGGGCAGAGACGGCTAATGGATGCCAAGACTTGTGTTCGGTCCTTGAGGCTGTCTTTGAATTACAACTTGGagcagagagagaaaaaaaggaTGCCCTTGAACGACATCTAAGACGCAGCTGTTCAGACAGACGACGAGATATCACATTGTTCACAACAACCATGTTAGAAAACTTGCGATAACTGTTTTGTCTTCATCCCGGCTCTCTACATCGCTTTCATTTGATCGTGCCTGTCAATAATACAAGCGCCTATGACAGTTTTAATTTTATGTGCCATCTTGTATTCATGGACAAGTTTGTAATTCCTGTCGATTCAAATTTAGACAACAAAACGATCACTAAGTTTATAGCTTTCAATTTTATGCGCCACCATGCTGTCCTCTACACGCGTGTTTGTAATTCCTATtgattgaaatttcaataactcaaaaaatcacacaatttatagccagtaaaaaaaaacatatttaaacCACTTTGGTATTAATTTCAAGGATTTTTGTGATTATTATTAGAATAACATAGTTCTGGATCATTTGAACCCCGTTGCTGAGTTAGCTGCATCTAAAATTTATACGGTCGTCAACCATAGATAATGTTTGTCATTCTCGTCTCTCTGATGAATAAAAATGTGGCGCTCAGCTTGTCAAGACAGTATGTCGATGCTAACGAGGAAATTCAAgtcaaaatttgccaattttggcgGTGCACCTGTTAGTTGTGTCGACTAAACATTTCGTGCGCATATCCCCAAACCTCCGACTGTTCATCACGTTTGTTGTAACGATAGATCTTTAAAGAGTTCACATTTAAGGCGAATACATGTCCAAAATACATGAACATGGATCAGTTGCTGTAAATATCAAACCATTCTCTGATTGGTCAGTATACCGGTGAAGCCAGTCCGCGCTCAGGTGTATCTTAGGCTTGCACAGACAATGTAACCAATTATTGTAAATTTCGATGACGCAATGAATTGCACTGACCCTGTACAGCTCCACCAATGTATATCCAGGGAAAAGTATTTGAGCATATTGACATTTCTATCACCGTATGATGTCTATTGTAAGATATTTGACACTGTTATTTTGCCAATATTAATACATGCATCGGAGAGTTGGGATACAAAAGCTACGATTATTTGGAATGAATTCGATATTTTTTGAGTCGTGTTTTTGAGGTGCCTCAGGCAAATCTCCAAATGTTTTTGGGAGAATGTGGAAAATGCCCAATATAATTTTGTATACTGCTAAAAGTTGTGTcaagtacttttcaaaagcTCATAAACATGTCTAAAACAGATACCAAAGAAAATATTATGACGTGCAGTATAAAGTTAAAATTTCTGGAACGAGGAAAAAACAACATGGGTGCGTCTTATGAAAGATCTACTGTACAGTTGCTTTGCGATTTGCAGGATGTGTGGGAGACTCAAAATGTAATAGATATCAATAGATTTGTAAAAACTTTTGTTACTAATTTTGTTGggatttttacaaatttgacgAGTGAATGTGCACTTTGAATGTGCAAGTTTTATATCGTGACTTTGAATACACGCTTGAACCCGAAAAAAGTTGTTCTGAGTGAAAATATCAGTCCGTATGCAAACTATTCTCTCATAATTTAAACATTGAAAGAGGAAGACAATGTTGGATTGATAGAGACCAGCGACTGTGTGAACTGAATAAGGAAGGAAATGAATGTCATTTTCTATTGGTGTACTCTTTCTTTTAACTTTTTAGAAAAGAGTACATTCAGATATATTATTATGATGCTCATCCATCCTTAATGAAGTGTATTGAATAACTTTCTCATCAAGGTGTGGGAATGTCACAGGGTTTAGCTGCCTACACGTTTCATGCATTGATACTTGACGATGAACATGAGATATGAGTGATTGTGTGTTTTGTGAATTGTTAAGTATTATTATTTTCGTACAATCAGCCGAGGACCTTGAACACAGAATAATCCTACCTACTGATATatcatcagtttttgttttgcttgtttGGACCATGGGTTTTGTTTCACAgttgttgaaaaaaatgtttagggAATTCAGATCAGTAATTGTGAAATCCTCTGTATCCTGCATAGAATTGAATGGACCGTCCTCCTTGCGTGACACGGCCAGAATAGCCTAAACTGCCACGGAAGACGATTATGCAGCCGCTGTAACTTCGATATTTAGTAAAATTTTCTCTATTTGTTCAAGATTAACGTAAGATCTTTTTACAATCGCTCAGAAGTAAATGCACACTTTTTTTTGCTCGATTACCGTGTCGAGATTTACGTCATACGTCACGTGACGCTTACGTCATGGAAAAGATACATGCGTGATACATGTAATGACCGttcagattttgttttgaaagtccTGTCGTTTAAAATCCTGTCAGCAGTTTCAAACTTAATTTCAACAACCTAATTTGTCAATCAGCAGTCTATCGTATTTCGGgaaaatcaaaatcatgatGTCatcttcagatttttttttttttttttttttttttttgcacttCTAAACTATCGTTCAGGGAAGGGTATTAAGGTCAAATCCAATGCTCTTCGCTCGCCACGGGCTTTTCAATTATCTGCGGTTCGTTTCTTACATATGCATATTCGCTGAACATCTAACACTCTTTGCAGAATATCCAAGGAAAGTCGGAGACAGAGCCACTTAACGATGGCTAATTGACTCGACTGAACAGAATCTCAGTTGATTTCGCTGTGCGCAACGAATAAACAAATCTGCATGTAGTTGGCAATCTACAGCACAGCAAAAACACCGAACCGTCCCCGGATCAGCATTACTTAAATGACGCGGGAGACAGGATgtcaattttttaaacaaataatattttaataattccTGATTTTTTTCCATATATAAACCGATCAGTAAACGTATACAACTAGTCCAAACACACATTAGACTCAATCCAGCACGTACAGACAATGGGAAGCCGTTGACATTGTCAACAAATATTTTCACGTGACAACTAGTCGTCGACGCGTCCCCGTTCACTTTTTTCAGTCCAGGACGCCCTAACCACTGTACTCATCACACTACGACCGACACGCACAACGAAACATCATGAGAACACGGCGCGAACGCCCTACATTAATTTACGTATTTCAGAAGTacataaaattgataaatatttaaaattgataTAAGAAAACCTCATCGTCACAACGCGAGGTGAATTTGCAGCATTTATCGTGGTGTGGTTGATCTCGTCTGAAGGGTTAGACGCCTTCTCGGAGTCATTTAAATAATACAcgtctttttaaaaaatatcttAGAGTGAAAGTCTATGACTACAAAATTGAAAGTCTAGTGTACTGTTACGGTGGGTACTGCCACGAAGCCGTGACTGAACTGATGACATTATCTACTATCATGTTTGCGAGAGTACTGTTGGCATGGACATATATCATTTGCATTTTGCAAATATGGAGGGTTGTCTTTTTAGCATTTGCCATTTCTTTTCTCATGCAACTACGAGTTACAGGTTCATCCATCGGACGGGGTCGTCCGTCTTCGTCGAGTTGGTCGCTGTCAGATCTGGGGAAGAAAAAAGTAAATGacaaaatgtgtaaatgaaaaaaaatatgggaGGGCGCTGTTTCAGCTTGTTTCAAGGTTGGTATCTGGACATCACAAGGCGCCCAGCAAGGACTCTCAGGGTTTGGGGGTCGCCGGTCAAGTTGTCTGTCCTGTCGTGTCGGTATGATTAGCTTATTTTGCGAACAACACATGTTTTACAGCTTTTTCTTCGCGTCCTTTTGTCCATCGCTTCCATTACGCCGCCCTATGACAAGATATGCCAACACGATCATGAATAGCGCCGGTGACAATCCATTGTTCAATAAAACGTCTGTGCTAATGACACTAGTCGACTTACTTCTACAGCTTTGCTTGGCGGGAAAACCAGCACCAAAGGCGTTCAATGTCACTCGGTAAAGTGCTGAATTCGCCATGAGGTATAAGTCACTGCCATTGCTGCCGCCAAAATCCAGATTAGAAACAAAAGTAGGGGTTAAAATTTTCCCTATCAAGTCACCGTCAGGATTGAATACTTGAACTCCATCGCCCGCAGCAACATACAAATTCCCGCATTGGTCAAGTTTTATTCCATCTGGAATTCCAGGATTTTCGTCGCCGTTTACGACGTTCTCGATGACTGCGAAAAGTTGTCTGTTGCGGAGATGTTTGCCGTCTACTACGTTGTAGCGCAAGACGTGGTGAGGCAGTTCGGGATGCCAGCTACCAGGTGTTTGAATCGCCCCAGAGTCGGTGATGTAGAGGTACTGTTCGTCAGGCGAAAACGCGAGGCCATTCGGTTTGCTGAAATGATCGGCGACAACTGTCAGTCGCGATGGACCCTCGCGTTTTCATCGATACGGTACACAAAGTCACCAACCTTTGGTTTCGGGCGGAAGGACTGCAGAAAGCCATACGACGGATCGGTGAACCAAACGGTACCGTCGCTTTTAACGACCACATCGTTTGGCGAGTTCAGTTGCATCCCGTAGTTTGCATCGACTAGCACTTCAACGTCGCCGCTGGTCAGATTAGTCCGAGTGATGCGACCTGGTTGACCCTCTCTGAAGCCCTGCTCGCAAGTCAAAAGGCGATCGTACACGTCTCGAAACTGCCCGTTTGGCATGTTCGCTTTGGAAGGTGACTTGAACGTCGTCACTTCGCCGCTGTCTACATCGTATCGCCGGATGGAGTTCAGCGGCCCCGCTCTCGGATCGGAATAGTTACCGACTGGCTGCGTTGTGTACAGCACAAAACCATTCTTTTCATTCGGGAAATAAACAGGTCCTTCGTGGAACTCTAGTGGATCGCCGCTCTTCACCAGCAGCTCCAGTCTCGGTTGCCTTCCGAGTAGATCCGAAAATTCCTCCGAGTAGACGGCAAACGGTCCATTGCCCCTCGCAAGGCATGGCCACAACAAAAAGAAGCACAACGCTGACACGCAGGCGgcaaatattgtcatttgttttgGCCTGCAGATGCCCAGAGAGTCCTCACAGCCTTCACAGTAGTAGAAATTTAAGTCACAACGCCGGCCGGGCTGTGCGGAACTTTTATTTATACCATTCCTCAACAAAAGAAATTTCCGCCTATTTAATTTCTTCGAATATTAATCCGCATGCGCAGACGGATATCGAAAGGCCGTGAACCCTCTCAGGTTAGAAATTCAAGGCACTGTCAACAGCAAAACCTGCTTCCATCATGCGACGGTCACGGTCACACGGGGCGCCTTTACAGCGTTCAGGTCACGTTCACGGGCAATTTCTTGATTCAGCCTTAATGTCTGTTTATTTCCCTCATATATAATTTTTCAGACGTTAGTCGATATATTGTGCAACCAGAGCTGTTGACCGGTGATTATTTGCGTGCTATTTTTACTGAATGGTTTCGGCTGAAATAGGTAAAAAATAAGAATGGATTGCTGATTTCATTTGATTTATCGCTGAGACAAGACGGAGTGCAattttatgagagagagagagagagagagagagagagagagagagagagagagagagtgagtgagtgagtgagtgagagagAATGAGAGAGCGAGCGACGTGGAAACAGATGGTGGGTCAAACTACTCCAGAAATCGCTTTTTGTATAAATTATGTGATTGGTAGTTTTTGCGTTTGAAAAGGAGTTTGAGCTACACGGTCATCGAGTGTACAGCTGTTACATGAACTAGCGGTGAGATGTGAAGGTTGCGGCGATATGACAGCGCGAGTTCAGGTGATACCGTTGTTATTATTAGTTGAGAGAAGTTCAAGGCGAATGTGGCGCAATAATGGCGCTGAGCACAATGCGTTTCGCGAAACGATTGTTCGCTCTAGTCGGATAATTGAGCAATAAGCGCGATTCGTCTTGAGTGCTTTCGTACAAACAACAAACGCTTCTATAACCATATCTCACTTGAGCATCGTTCGACCTTAATGGAGACCGCGTCAGGTGAAAGTTCGCAATAGAATGTCAGGGAAAATGAAGAGAAAGCTCGTATTATGACGACATTAAGTATAGTGTCGGTGCCTGTACACTAACTAATAGATTatatacaatatttacattcttcaatttttttttattttcaatagccATCACTCTAGGGAAAGTAAAATTGTGCAttttaaaagcagaaaaaacaGACCTTACATCAGGCGGTGGAAAGTGCAGTCCCTTAACACGTAGGATTGTTTGAACAGCGGAATGCATTTCACTTTCGCTGGAGATGATATATTGCCCTCATGTTTCGACGCATCTAGTCAAGGTCACGGTGACATTATATATACGACGCTTGATCCAAATTTAACTTCACAACAGTACCACATTGATTTCACCTTTAGTTATTTTCGATTCATGGGCAGGTCTTGTGTATTGAACAATTCGGAGATTATGAATGGCACCTCACAGTTTAATTTGTGCGGAACGTTTTGTTGTGGCTATATTTACAGGGAAGGGAGTGTTCTGATAGCGTCTGTATTACTCCGATCTTCTGCTGCTGTCTCGATAATTCTCGTTGATTTGCACGTCAACAATTTATAAATACGACAGTGATCAATATTACCTCGCACCTTATCAAACCTGTTTACGTAGTACGCGCCTCAAACTCGAAAGTCTGTAAAACTTGTGCATGAAACCTTccccaaggaaactttcaaccattccccgAAAAAGTTAAAGAGACctcgcaaattttggtacttgaaacaaaatatcttaaatttaccaatattttaaattcaaaattatattaactctatgggtaaCGATTACAAGTTCAATTTTAACGAAAATAAGGAggtgaattattttttattcaaagacttgacaatgagcccacacaagctGAGACCACGTTcaaagttttgtaaaaaatcgcgagtccgaatgtctgtcccagAGGCGTCGACTACTTTGATAACACCACTCAATTTGGGTGTCGTCCCGATATATGTACAAAAGACAACTGTCCTTCACAAATGTTTGCGAAGAAAAGGTATTGAgaaacgagtgtgagaaatgcGGAAAACGAAAGCTTACTGTATTCGATACCATCATCATGCATACCCTGTAAGTAGTGGCGAGCCTATATAGCCCTTATGCTCTGAGCATGATGAGGGAGCGTCATGAACAACTCGCAGAAATTGTAGCGAATGCACTACATTTTTGCAAAACAGATCGAGAAGGTGTGACGATCACATATGACAACTAACATCCTAATCAAATTACAAGTAAAGAAAACTCGTTGTTTTAAACTAGAATATTTCATGGTTTTTGTCAAAACTTATTTTCTTATACTAATTTCAATAACGTATATAAAGCTTGACAAGAGGCTGAAATATTTATGCGCCTTTGTTCTCAGTGCTAAGTCATCTGCCTGGTAAACTATCATCACCGATTTGAGCGTGTCTTTCAAGGTGATACGCACCTCGGAACTAGGTTTCAACTTTTGCCCTTCCTTTTCTCACGGAAGCGTAAAAATTAAGGGCTATCTTCGGAATTAGAGAGACAGAGTACCCAaactttaccgatatttgaaattcaaaatggccgctataccCTGTTTTTAGCGCTATAGGAAAATTAAACTTTCGATTTACTCATTGATAAAAACAAGACAATGAAAGCATATGTACTTTTTAAAAAGGCTTCACAGTGATTCGGTACAAGAAGCAGAGAACAAGAGCATTGTGTATTTTGGAGGCATCCGAAAAATTATCACCGAAGTTTATTCTACGCTTTACGGTATCCTTGCCCAAGTGACAGTTCTGCAATGTAACTTAATTTCTTCGATGAACTATCGTGGCCTAGAGTTGAGCGCGCGCTGTTTTTGTTATCCTTCTTTTTGAGTGCGTGTGAGTTCAAGGTAAATGTCATGCCAGCTGCTTCGCTGTTTATTCCGGTTGAAGAAGGATGTGtataacaaaacagcaaaacatGTGCGACGTTCACGGTGAATAGATGGCGCCTTGGAATGTTATAAATGTTAGAAGAAATAGAACTATTGCAGAGACCAACCGCGTGACCGGAGCTTGCGGGGCGCAACGGGGAGGTGATCTTTACGTGTCCGCAACTCGGCTTCGGGGTTTGTTGAGAATGTTGAGAATGACATGCTTCTCTGTCAACAATGGCCATGACCGTCAGCATCTCAGGTTAatcaaacacaatttcaaagatACCAATCAAGTGTAGTATACTTCATATTTTCCGTTTGGTgtcacttatttatttatttatttatttatttatttatttatttatttatttatttatttatttattggtaGACGGGTGCCAGGGTgtcaatgccatggtcttcgTGCATGAAAGTGGTGTCGCGTTGAACTCAGAAGGTATCGTGTTTTTAT comes from Ptychodera flava strain L36383 chromosome 8, AS_Pfla_20210202, whole genome shotgun sequence and encodes:
- the LOC139138805 gene encoding LOW QUALITY PROTEIN: gluconolactonase-like (The sequence of the model RefSeq protein was modified relative to this genomic sequence to represent the inferred CDS: inserted 1 base in 1 codon) is translated as MTIFAACVSALCFFLLWPCLARGNGPFAVYSEEFSDLLGRQPRLELLVKSGDPLEFHEGPVYFPNEKNGFVLYTTQPVGNYSDPRAGPLNSIRRYDVDSGEVTTFKSPSKANMPNGQFRDVYDRLLTCEQGFREGQPGRITRTNLTSGDVEVLVDANYGMQLNSPNDVVVKSDGTVWFTDPSYGFLQSFRPKPKVGDFVYRIDENAXGPSRLTVVADHFSKPNGLAFSPDEQYLYITDSGAIQTPGSWHPELPHHVLRYNVVDGKHLRNRQLFAVIENVVNGDENPGIPDGIKLDQCGNLYVAAGDGVQVFNPDGDLIGKILTPTFVSNLDFGGSNGSDLYLMANSALYRVTLNAFGAGFPAKQSCRNLTATNSTKTDDPVRWMNL